Within Cucumis melo cultivar AY chromosome 4, USDA_Cmelo_AY_1.0, whole genome shotgun sequence, the genomic segment taaaataaaagatgtAGAAATCAAAATGAAATAGGTTGAAAAAGAAGTTAGataaacataaattataataaaaggatatgatctaaataaattaaactgtttgtttatttattgtTAGGTTGAGTTGGTGGCTCCAAGTGAAGTTGCAAGTGAATGTCCGTTGAAATCCTTTAAATTCTTCAAGACAAAACAAGTTTCAACTGGCTTTTTTGAGAATAAAACTGGATCTATTAACGTTCGAACACCTTGGTGGTAAGAATCTTTTTTAgctttatttttatatatattttttgtaaaTATCTATCGATctttttaattaactaatactttcttaaactttcaattatttttaaagaaacatATGATTTTTCAgtgggattttaaaattttgatctttttagttattaaattttgatttagtttttaaaaccattaataaaaatttgaataacaaaataaaaaaatttattattgaaagtggtatttataagtttaattttcgAAAATTCAAAAACAAGTTATTTGAACGGGATATGTTAACTCAATcctaataagaaaaaaaatacatctaCATATATACTCGATCGATCTTCTAATCTTCATTAATGTGTGGGCTTTGTTCAGGGATGGAAGTGTTTTGTATGGAAGCAATGCAGAAAAGTTGGGGAAGGTGAGAACTTATAAAGATGGTAAGCTCAAGATAGCTGATGATGACCTTCTTCTTCACGACAATGACGGCGTTGCCATCTCCGGCGATGTTCGAAATAGTTGGGCTGGTGTCTCTACTTTGCAAGCTCTCTTCATTAAAGAACATAATGCAGTTTGTGACGCCCTAAAGGTTCGCATCTTTTTTTACCTGTTGTCGAGTGCATGTTTTGTATATCATTGATAAATATGAATTTTTCACAtgataaaaaactaaaaaacctAATACTTTTTATAAGATAAATAGAAACTCACTCTTAGTTTTAGTTTTAGCACCGatgtctattaattaatttaaaataattatgaagtgaaagtttaaattatttaatttcaataatgaCGAAACCTAAGAAGCTTAATTAATTAtgagattttaaaaataataataataaactattaAACTTGGCAGAGAAactactaaaaaataaaatttaaagatgataaatattttgtttatttggATACTTTTTATAGATTTTCTTAATATTTTGGAGgtaaaaattgtaaaagtaAGACTAAAAAAACTAGATCTTAAGGACAATAAAGtattttttctctcctttttaaCATGTTTCTCAACttttaagaaaaatacaaaaatacacCTCTACTCTTTTGTTTGGTACTTTATGGttttttcttattatatttttcatttttttcttttattaaataatgtAACTTGtgtttcgattttttttttttttttttttgttaaattaccAGGCTCAAAGTTTTGGGTAATACATTAAcctttaataaaatataaaaattattataatattattttgatttgtcttctatataatgtattttatttttgtctCTATATACATGTATTAaccatataaaaaaatattgtatattagaaatatatttttaaattttatcgaGAGAAGATGGATAGAGACTAATTTACTCTCaatggactttttttttttttttttttttttgaagataaGAGACTAATTTATTCTCAATGGATTTCTTTTGAAGTAAGACATCTAATGACTAATTTGTAAAAGTATAAATGGGTGaactaaatttataaatatatatatcattttagtttctttttcaaataattatttctttttctaatttaaaaactataaaaTTTCCAATACAATTGGATAAAACATCTATTTAATTACCTTGTTTGTCCAATTATATCATATCATTACTAGTAATTAttttactaaaaaataataacagtaaagaaaataaaatcaaaagttTGTCGATTAAAGAtttctttttaaacaaaagaaaagaagaaaagaagaaacatagGAAAAAAAAGTTATCCCCTTCTTTTGTATGATTCCATTTTTCTGtgcatacatatatattaaaatgaaataaatgctAAAATTGGATGCAGAAGGAGGATGAAAATTTGGAGGACGAAGATTTGTATAGATATGCAAGACTCGTGACTTCTGCTGTGATTGCTAAAGTTCATACTATCGATTGGACCGTTGAGCTTCTCAAGATGGACACTTTGCTTGCTGGAATGAGAGGCAATTGGTAATCTTACCCCTTTACATTTTACTCTTTCAATAATTTAAATACATATATGCATTACATCGtattcaaaaaatatatatatatatatatatatatcaatattaacaTTTGGACAAATTGCATAAATCATCCTTGAAGTATAGCGATATAGTTGCAAATTTCGCCTTCAATTCAAACGTCTACAACTGTTAAATTTAATTACCCATACTTATAACTTAAAAtggtttctttaattttataagGTATGGATTATTGGGAAAGAAATTCAAAGACACATTTGGACACGTTGGAGGAGCCATTTTGGGAGGCTTAGTGGGTTTGAAAAAGCCGGATAATCATGGTGTACCTTATTCCTTAACAGAAGAATTTGCTAGCGTTTATCGCATGCACTCTCTCTTACCTGATGATTTCTACCTTAGAGATGTTTCTGTTGATCCTGATCACGACAAATCTCCTCCATTGGTTGAGAAGTAtttcctcttttctttctctttccatAATAGTTTTGTCACCTTTATATTATAACATCAGTAATTACTTGCTTGTTTACACTAATTTAGTGGATATTCCTTTTtgttttccttcttctttgaaTAGAGTGCCAATGAGTGATATGATAGGGCACAAAGGAGAAGTGACCTCAAAGAAGATGGGCTTCACGGCCCTATTAGTCTCAATGGGCCACCAAGCAAGTGGAGCTCTTGAGCTGTGGAACTATCCATTGTGGCTTAGGGATCTCATAGCCCATGACATGGACGGCAAGGATAGGCCCGATCACGTTGACCTTGCCGCTCTTGAAGGTGTTGACCCAATCACAGCCCTTCGTTTCTCTCCTCATCTAATCTCAACCCTTTGTTTCTTTACAATTACATTATGTTAAACgataattttctttctttccatcttGCAGTTTATAGGGACAGAGAAAGGAGAGTTGCTAGGTACAATGACTTCCGTCGGGGATTATTTCTCATTCCAATCTCCAAGTGGGAAGATCTAACTGACGATGAAGAGGCGATTGAAGTACTTCGTGAAGTGTACGGTGATGATGTGGAGGAGCTTGATATTTTGGTAGGATTGATGGcagaaaagaaaatcaaaggcTTTGCTATTAGTGAGACTGCTTTTGTCATTTTCTTGATCATGGCTTCAAggtaaagttaaaaaaaaaaaaaacaaaaaaaaaaacaatttaattaaagaaatcATATGAAAAGCTTGATAGTTTACTGTAGCCAATTTGTAggatttaattttatttaaagaaaaaatcttGATAATGCAGGAGGTTAGAGGCAGATAGATTCTTCACAAGTCATTTCAACGAAGAAACATACACAAAGAAAGGATTGGAATGGGTAAACACAACAGAGAGTTTGAAAGATGTTATAGAAAGACATTATCCAGAGATTTCAAACAAATGGATGAACTCATCAAGTGCTTTCTCCGTTTGGGATTCTCCTCCTAACAAGCCCAATCCCATCCCTATTTATCTTCGTATTCCTCATTAACTTtgtttttcctcttttcttcgGTTTTCATAGCCATGTTATTATTGTtgtcttatttttcttttgatctttttctttaattcatgttttaatgtttagatttaaattttgattctcgtattttctaaataaataagaaagttGTTAACTTGTTTATTATTATGCATAACATGTTTCTTATGCATGCATCGTAATAATTTACCCATGAAAGTTAAAGGATTTTAAATGATTCAATTATTATATTAGTTATTTAAAGTTTTTATTAATTCAAAAACCAGTTTTAAGATattataaattgattttttttcccttaaaatTGGAAAAGGTTATTTTTGTAAGCCatttaaaaacataatttaataaaagcatcataattaaaattgaatttatttttttttcaaataaaaaaggtgtaatagattcaattacaCTTCCTAATACCTAACCTCTTCATCTTGGATGATTCTTAATTAGAATAATACTATGAAGAACACCCCCTTGAAGAAATGCTAAAGTTGCTATAGTGTGGGTAGATCTGATCGAAATATCCTTGAGCTCTTAAATgtaaaggggtcttttcaaaaatataaaaaatcgacaaagtatttatactatatagaacaatttcgaaaatgaaaaaagtccaAAGGCCGAttgtgtaaaatataaaaaatgccccgtcaacaacaccgtcaataacgcgcgcgtaatatatttacaatcgttcactacaagaaaatggccCATTCCCGACGCTGAAAATCACGTCGGCATAaaaaacgtcgggaataagggctttcccgacgccaccaataacgcgtcgggagatgcgtcgggaaaacaatctttcccgacgcactacgaaggcgtcggcaacaatacgtcgggaaaagggacttttcccgacgccgtgcacagtgcgtcgggagaggcgtcgggaataggggtttttcccgacgccacgtgaaacgtcgggaaaaggtgtttaatgagcgtcgggaaaaggggaattcccgacgcattttgggggatttcccgacgcctcgtgactgcgtcgggaaatcccctttaaattcatttcagttctgtattcacagaaccgaagccgagaggagaggagaaaaagaaaggagaagaagaagaagtcgatCGCCTTGCCGttgtttccttttgttccgccgccgtccgtcgccgaccgccctcgccgctgttcctcgtcgccgtctgccacgttaggtaagtgaaatatgtaaatttatttgatttaagtttatgttttagggttttttttgataaaaattagtttagggttattttttatgaaaattagtttaggattttcttttggaatagatttttgtttgttaaatgtatttttgtatagagtgtgtgtaatttgtagttgaattgaaatttgaaatttgaatggtttaggatttttgttttagaaaattgaataaaattgaatgggggttgaattgggggagaggtttattgttaaattgaaatttgaattgggaggggggtttatatttgaattgaaaattgaaaattgaaaattgaaattgggggggggggggggggggggagtggagttaatagttaaatttaaaattgaattagagggagggggtttaagttaaattgaaaattgagattggggggggggggggggggggggaggggaatttatagttgaatggaaaattgaaattggagggggggggggggggagtggagttaatagttaaatttaaaattgaattggagggagggggtttaagttaaattgaaaattgagattgggggggggggggggaggaggggaatttatagttgaatgaaaaattgaaatttgaaggggggggggggggggagttaatagttaaattgaattgggaatgtaatatgtgtgttaagatttgtttttgctatcctgcagttatggtagcttttttgttctgaatttgtttatgtttgggatggctatcctgcagttatggtagccttttttgttttgaatttgctggtatcaaggggtggtagttaggatagcttgaagtattttgttgttaataattaggttgtgttggctatcctgcagttatggtagcctttgtagtttggaggggttggtaggatgtgaagatattttgaagtattgtgttgttaataattaggttgtgttggctatcctgcagctatggataagggttggatgaaacttagaaataagttatcccttgagtatagacatggagtgacccaatttttagaatttgccaaatttcacgttgatgcttacggacgattgaggtgtccatgcaagagatgtttgaatttaaattggagctcattagagggtgtggaaagACATCTACTAACTAtaggaatatccccctactacacagaatgggtgtatcatggagagtctagctatagaggtacagaaaactttgaggaaggaactagtagtaatccttttaatgaaggaactagtagtacacaatttaatgaagaaggtgatatctttggtatgctaaatgatttacaagcccctattgaacatgaagaggaaatagaggaa encodes:
- the LOC103487064 gene encoding alpha-dioxygenase PIOX; this translates as MLSQLLKPIKIVLRGELQKFVHKDFHEVVERMTVIDTFLFLIIHFVDKLGIWHKLPVILGLLYLAVRRHLHQEYNLFNVGRTPVGVRFNPVDYPYRTADGKYNDPFNEGAGAQGSFFGRNIHPVDQSKTLLKPDPMVVATKLLARRKLIDTGKQFNMIAASWIQFMIHDWIDHLEDTKQVELVAPSEVASECPLKSFKFFKTKQVSTGFFENKTGSINVRTPWWDGSVLYGSNAEKLGKVRTYKDGKLKIADDDLLLHDNDGVAISGDVRNSWAGVSTLQALFIKEHNAVCDALKKEDENLEDEDLYRYARLVTSAVIAKVHTIDWTVELLKMDTLLAGMRGNWYGLLGKKFKDTFGHVGGAILGGLVGLKKPDNHGVPYSLTEEFASVYRMHSLLPDDFYLRDVSVDPDHDKSPPLVEKVPMSDMIGHKGEVTSKKMGFTALLVSMGHQASGALELWNYPLWLRDLIAHDMDGKDRPDHVDLAALEVYRDRERRVARYNDFRRGLFLIPISKWEDLTDDEEAIEVLREVYGDDVEELDILVGLMAEKKIKGFAISETAFVIFLIMASRRLEADRFFTSHFNEETYTKKGLEWVNTTESLKDVIERHYPEISNKWMNSSSAFSVWDSPPNKPNPIPIYLRIPH